The Armatimonadota bacterium genome window below encodes:
- the glgX gene encoding glycogen debranching protein GlgX, translating into MKVLPGSPHPLGACWDGQGVNFAVFSVHAEAVELLLFDRPEDPEPAYVVPLPGRTASVWHGYLPGLRPGQLYGYRVYGPYEPSRGHRFNPNKVLLDPYTRAIGRNLHWHASLYGYRMGDPEEDLSFDPRSSAPYAPLGAVVDPSFDWEDDCPPRVPWEETVIYETHVKGISRLHPEVPEELRGRFLGLVCEPILDHLRRLGITTVELLPVQAAVQDRRLVERGLANYWGYNPLAFLAPDPRFAAGDGVSAVREFKRMVRALHRAGFEVILDMVLNHTGEGDHRGPTLSLRGIDNRAYYRLRPEAPRFYEDVTGTGNTLDFARPFVVQLALDTLRYWVLEMHVDGFRLDLAPALGRVGDRVDLRSAFFEAVAQDPVLSQVKFIAEPWDLGPDGYQLGRFLPPWREWNDRYRDAVRRFWRGDAGMSREMAARLVGSPDLYPSRGPLASVNYVTCHDGFTLEDLVSYQRKHNEANGEENRDGPEENYSTNCGVEGPSGSPAVVRCRETLKRSLLATVLLSQGVPMLLGGDELSRTQQGNNNAYCQDNEISWYSWDLDPRRQAFLRFVQEAVAFRKRHPGFRRQTFPPVRWWHPVGREVASGEWEALRAFGMLLPGGEGTFLVLLNGGEDPVRFTLPEVPEGWERVWSTDPEDRAILPRVQEAVLVPARQLVVLRGEIPSVESDER; encoded by the coding sequence ATGAAGGTCCTCCCCGGGAGTCCCCACCCCCTCGGCGCCTGCTGGGACGGACAGGGGGTGAACTTCGCGGTCTTCAGCGTGCACGCGGAGGCGGTAGAGCTTCTGCTCTTTGACCGACCCGAAGACCCGGAGCCCGCCTATGTGGTTCCCCTGCCCGGCCGCACGGCCTCCGTCTGGCACGGATACCTGCCGGGACTCCGACCGGGACAGCTCTACGGCTACCGGGTGTACGGCCCCTACGAACCCTCCCGGGGCCACCGATTCAATCCGAACAAGGTCCTGCTGGACCCGTACACCAGAGCCATCGGTCGGAACCTTCACTGGCATGCCAGCCTCTACGGCTACCGGATGGGAGATCCGGAGGAAGACCTCTCCTTCGATCCCCGGAGCAGCGCCCCGTATGCGCCCCTTGGCGCGGTGGTGGATCCTTCCTTTGACTGGGAGGACGACTGTCCCCCCCGGGTGCCGTGGGAGGAGACGGTGATCTACGAGACACACGTGAAGGGGATCAGCAGACTCCACCCGGAGGTGCCGGAGGAACTGCGGGGGAGGTTCCTGGGACTCGTCTGTGAGCCCATCCTGGACCATCTGCGACGGCTCGGCATCACCACGGTGGAACTGTTGCCCGTGCAGGCAGCGGTCCAGGATCGGCGGTTGGTGGAGCGGGGCCTCGCAAACTACTGGGGGTATAACCCCCTGGCGTTTCTGGCGCCGGACCCCCGGTTCGCCGCAGGGGATGGCGTGAGTGCGGTCCGCGAGTTCAAGCGCATGGTGCGGGCGCTGCACCGAGCGGGGTTCGAGGTGATCCTGGACATGGTGCTGAACCACACGGGGGAAGGGGATCACCGGGGGCCCACGCTCTCCCTGCGGGGGATTGACAATCGCGCGTACTACAGGCTGCGGCCGGAGGCCCCCCGCTTCTACGAGGACGTGACGGGCACGGGAAATACCCTCGACTTCGCGCGCCCCTTCGTGGTGCAGCTGGCTTTGGACACCCTCCGGTACTGGGTCCTGGAGATGCACGTGGACGGGTTCCGCCTGGACCTTGCCCCGGCTCTGGGCCGGGTGGGGGATCGGGTGGACCTCCGTTCCGCCTTCTTCGAGGCGGTGGCCCAAGACCCCGTGCTCTCCCAGGTGAAGTTCATCGCGGAACCCTGGGACCTGGGCCCGGACGGGTATCAACTGGGCCGATTTCTGCCACCCTGGCGGGAGTGGAACGACCGGTACCGGGACGCGGTGCGCCGGTTCTGGCGGGGGGATGCGGGCATGAGCAGGGAGATGGCAGCGCGGCTGGTGGGAAGTCCGGATCTCTACCCTTCGCGGGGTCCTCTCGCTTCCGTGAACTACGTCACCTGCCATGATGGGTTCACCCTGGAGGACCTGGTGAGCTACCAGCGCAAGCACAACGAGGCGAATGGAGAAGAAAACCGCGATGGCCCGGAGGAGAACTACAGCACGAACTGCGGGGTGGAAGGGCCGAGCGGGTCTCCCGCGGTCGTCCGTTGCCGGGAGACCCTCAAGCGCAGCCTCCTGGCCACCGTACTGCTCTCCCAAGGAGTGCCCATGCTGCTCGGCGGGGACGAGCTCTCCCGAACCCAGCAGGGGAACAACAACGCCTATTGCCAGGACAACGAGATCTCCTGGTATTCCTGGGACCTCGATCCTCGCCGACAGGCGTTTTTGCGGTTCGTCCAGGAAGCGGTGGCATTCCGGAAAAGGCATCCCGGGTTCCGCAGGCAGACCTTTCCGCCCGTGCGGTGGTGGCACCCCGTGGGCCGGGAGGTGGCGAGCGGGGAGTGGGAGGCGCTACGGGCGTTCGGCATGCTCCTTCCGGGGGGAGAAGGAACCTTTCTCGTGCTGCTCAACGGTGGGGAGGATCCCGTGCGGTTTACGCTCCCGGAAGTCCCGGAGGGATGGGAGCGGGTGTGGAGTACGGATCCGGAGGACCGGGCTATTCTCCCACGAGTCCAGGAGGCCGTCCTCGTCCCGGCGCGCCAGCTGGTGGTGTTGCGGGGGGAAATCCCGTCTGTGGAGAGCGACGAGCGGTGA
- a CDS encoding 4-alpha-glucanotransferase, with the protein MRGDRGARPFGIQLAYWDISGRLRRSSPDAVRAVVDALGVDPRAPLPIVEPVTVAWEGRIRILLRLRTEPDRLACWVRREDGEEVGESHLTASPRRSGGWEVRMPGRFPFGVHEARVEVGGNGYRTTVISAPRRIALQGGIWGVFAPLYGLWSRGSQGIGDFEDLRRFGEWVAARGGHRVGTLPLLPVFPEDPSPYRPLSRLVWSELFVRLPEDGGSPDGQLVDYPSVFARKRDRLMERSAHLDPAEEAEFQAWRAVHPLVEDYARFRAALERFPPSWRTWPETLRESRNFEGVSPATVRAYAYGQFLAHRQLEHAARAGPGLYLDFPLGVHPDGYDAWRFQHLFVEGVSVGAPPDPFAAQGQDWGFAPLHPLRIREEGYAYLRRCLAHHFRVARLLRVDHVMGLHRLYWIPRGFPASEGVYVRYPADELYALLLLEAWRHGAGVVGEDLGTVPRAVRSRLDRHGLWRMYVLIFEGDPSGGPREPAPNTVASLGTHDTPPFAAFWTGEDVREREALGLVDAERARSEREHRERVVAGLARAFSVDPTDVARALRASLRFLAASRAACVLVNLEDLWQEHRPQNLPGTLGHQYPNWRRRLRYALEDLDSLPEVLSALEAVRLERT; encoded by the coding sequence GTGAGAGGGGATCGAGGGGCACGTCCGTTCGGGATCCAGCTCGCCTACTGGGACATCTCGGGCCGCCTGCGTCGCTCCTCTCCCGATGCTGTCCGCGCGGTGGTGGATGCCCTGGGAGTTGATCCCCGCGCTCCGTTGCCCATCGTGGAACCCGTGACCGTGGCGTGGGAGGGAAGGATCCGGATCCTCCTACGGCTCCGCACGGAGCCGGATCGATTGGCCTGCTGGGTGCGGCGGGAGGACGGGGAGGAGGTCGGAGAGAGCCACCTGACCGCCTCGCCCCGGAGATCCGGAGGGTGGGAGGTGCGGATGCCGGGCCGGTTCCCCTTCGGGGTCCACGAGGCCCGGGTGGAGGTGGGCGGAAACGGGTATCGGACCACGGTGATCTCGGCCCCCCGCAGGATCGCCCTGCAGGGCGGGATCTGGGGAGTGTTCGCGCCGCTTTACGGGCTGTGGTCTCGCGGGAGCCAGGGCATCGGGGACTTCGAGGATCTCCGTCGGTTCGGGGAATGGGTGGCCGCGCGCGGGGGACATCGGGTGGGGACCCTGCCGCTTTTGCCCGTGTTTCCCGAGGATCCCAGTCCATACCGTCCCCTCAGCCGGCTTGTGTGGAGTGAGCTCTTCGTACGCCTGCCCGAGGATGGCGGATCTCCAGATGGGCAGCTCGTGGATTACCCCTCGGTTTTCGCCCGAAAGCGGGATCGCCTGATGGAACGAAGCGCCCACCTGGATCCCGCAGAGGAGGCGGAATTTCAAGCGTGGCGGGCCGTGCATCCCCTCGTGGAGGACTACGCCCGGTTCCGGGCCGCCTTGGAGCGCTTCCCACCCTCGTGGCGGACCTGGCCGGAGACCCTGCGGGAGAGCCGGAATTTCGAGGGCGTCTCGCCCGCCACGGTGCGCGCGTATGCGTACGGACAGTTTTTGGCCCACCGGCAGCTCGAGCATGCGGCGCGCGCAGGTCCGGGGCTGTATCTGGACTTTCCCCTCGGGGTACATCCGGACGGCTACGACGCCTGGCGGTTCCAGCACCTCTTCGTGGAGGGCGTTTCGGTCGGCGCTCCCCCGGATCCGTTTGCGGCGCAGGGCCAGGATTGGGGCTTTGCGCCGCTCCACCCCCTGCGCATCCGGGAGGAGGGATACGCGTATCTCCGCCGCTGCCTCGCCCACCATTTCCGGGTGGCCCGGCTGCTCCGGGTGGATCACGTGATGGGACTCCACCGGCTCTACTGGATCCCCCGGGGCTTTCCCGCCTCCGAGGGCGTGTACGTGCGGTATCCCGCGGACGAGTTGTACGCCTTGCTGCTCCTGGAAGCCTGGCGCCATGGGGCCGGGGTGGTGGGGGAGGATCTCGGGACCGTCCCGCGGGCAGTGCGCTCGAGGCTCGACAGGCATGGGTTGTGGCGCATGTACGTCCTGATCTTTGAGGGGGATCCCTCGGGGGGGCCCCGGGAGCCCGCGCCCAATACGGTGGCTTCCCTGGGAACCCATGACACCCCCCCTTTTGCCGCCTTTTGGACCGGGGAGGACGTCCGGGAACGGGAGGCGCTGGGCTTGGTGGATGCGGAGCGGGCGCGGTCAGAACGGGAACATCGGGAACGCGTGGTGGCGGGCCTGGCCCGGGCCTTTTCGGTGGATCCCACGGACGTGGCACGGGCACTGCGCGCGAGCCTGCGGTTCCTGGCCGCGAGTCGGGCCGCGTGCGTGCTGGTGAACCTGGAGGACCTGTGGCAGGAGCACAGACCCCAGAACCTCCCGGGAACCCTGGGCCACCAGTACCCCAACTGGCGCCGAAGACTCCGATACGCCCTGGAGGACCTGGACTCCCTCCCCGAGGTCCTCTCCGCGCTGGAGGCGGTGCGCCTCGAACGGACCTGA
- a CDS encoding glycosyltransferase family 4 protein, with protein MRVALLAWESLHSIPVGGVAVHVTELAAALERKGHEVHVFTRMGPGQPQLERIQGVWYHRCPFDLHPDFVEEIHNMCRSFVHHLFATEDYMGAGFDVVHAHDWLTAPAMIWIKEGRGRRGILTMHSTEYGRCGNWFCGGRSARIRDIEWQGTYVADRVITVSHALRGELQWIYHLPAWKLHVIYNGINPHAFDGFLDAGAVKARYGIGPLDPTVLFCGRMTYQKGPDLLIGAIPMVLPSYPHAKFVFVGDGDMRWICEQEAHALGVAHACRFLGYRNGRELTELYKACDVVCVPSRNEPFGITILEAWSAGKPVVATKNGGPDEFVWHEVNGLKIYPHPESVAWGIGTLFRDFERARWMGRNGRVAVETAFSWDRVAEQTLSVYTA; from the coding sequence ATGCGGGTTGCCCTCCTCGCGTGGGAGTCCTTGCACTCCATCCCCGTGGGCGGGGTGGCGGTTCATGTGACGGAGCTGGCCGCGGCCCTGGAACGGAAGGGCCACGAGGTCCACGTGTTCACCCGCATGGGGCCTGGCCAGCCTCAGCTGGAGCGGATCCAAGGCGTCTGGTACCACCGATGCCCTTTCGATCTGCATCCCGATTTCGTGGAGGAGATCCACAACATGTGCCGCTCCTTCGTGCACCACCTCTTCGCCACGGAGGACTACATGGGAGCGGGATTCGATGTCGTCCACGCCCACGACTGGCTCACGGCCCCGGCCATGATCTGGATTAAGGAGGGCAGGGGGCGGAGAGGGATCCTCACCATGCACTCCACCGAGTACGGGCGATGCGGGAACTGGTTCTGCGGAGGCCGATCCGCCCGGATCCGCGACATCGAGTGGCAGGGAACGTACGTGGCGGATCGGGTGATCACGGTCTCCCACGCCCTCCGTGGAGAGCTCCAGTGGATCTACCACCTTCCCGCCTGGAAACTCCACGTGATCTACAACGGGATCAACCCGCATGCCTTCGACGGTTTCCTTGATGCGGGAGCGGTAAAAGCCCGGTACGGGATCGGGCCCCTAGATCCCACGGTCCTGTTCTGCGGACGGATGACGTACCAGAAGGGTCCGGATCTCCTGATCGGTGCCATCCCCATGGTCCTCCCCTCCTATCCTCATGCGAAATTCGTATTCGTGGGAGACGGGGATATGCGGTGGATCTGCGAACAGGAGGCCCACGCACTCGGGGTGGCGCATGCCTGCCGGTTTTTGGGGTACCGGAACGGCCGGGAGCTCACCGAACTGTACAAGGCATGCGATGTGGTCTGCGTGCCGAGTCGGAACGAGCCCTTCGGCATTACCATCCTGGAAGCATGGAGCGCGGGAAAGCCCGTGGTGGCCACGAAGAACGGGGGTCCGGACGAGTTCGTTTGGCACGAGGTGAACGGTCTCAAGATCTATCCCCATCCGGAATCCGTGGCATGGGGGATCGGAACGTTGTTCCGCGACTTCGAGCGGGCCCGGTGGATGGGGCGGAACGGACGGGTGGCGGTGGAAACCGCTTTTAGCTGGGATCGGGTAGCGGAACAGACCCTCTCCGTGTACACCGCATGA
- a CDS encoding alpha-amylase family glycosyl hydrolase, translating into MPWWRTAVVYHIYVRSFQDTDGDGVGDLPGILQRLDDLADLGVGAVWLSPFYPSPQRDFGYDVVDYRNVDSVFGTLADFDRLVGEAHRRGLRVILDLVANHTSSDHPWFVESRRGRTSPKRDWYVWRDPRPDGGPPNNWLSFFGGPAWTLDPQTGQYYLHHYLPEQPDLNYRNPEVLEAMLEVMRFWLERGVDGFRVDAAAHLVEDASFRDEPPNPAWQPGMRERDRLIHLYTDHQPETHAVLRHFRALVDRCSEPGRERVLIGEVYAPFGILISYYGSPEAPECHFPFNFALVDLPAERWTAEDLKALVEAYESLLPGWAWPSWVLGNHDRPRVATRLGEERTRLAHFLLLTLRGTPTLYYGDELGLQDLQLSPDQVRDLPGLREHGGRWSRDASRAPMPWDDSPGAGFTTGIPWLPLPPDFRVRNVAAQRQDPSSMFHLVRRLLHLRRQTPALLVGAYRSLPAPPGVYAYERFTDRDRVLAALNFSDRARSVEASGEVLLSTRLDRSGPERAPVELRPYEGVLLRPSE; encoded by the coding sequence ATTCCCTGGTGGCGGACCGCGGTCGTTTACCACATCTACGTCCGGTCCTTCCAGGACACGGACGGGGACGGCGTGGGCGATCTCCCCGGGATCCTCCAGCGCCTGGACGATCTCGCGGACCTGGGCGTGGGGGCCGTGTGGCTCAGCCCCTTCTATCCCTCCCCCCAGAGGGATTTCGGGTATGACGTGGTGGATTACAGGAACGTGGATTCCGTCTTCGGGACGCTTGCCGATTTCGATCGCCTGGTGGGGGAGGCGCACCGACGTGGACTGCGGGTGATCCTCGATCTCGTGGCCAACCACACCAGCAGCGACCACCCGTGGTTCGTGGAATCCCGCCGCGGCCGCACGAGCCCCAAGCGGGACTGGTACGTGTGGCGGGACCCGCGGCCGGATGGAGGGCCTCCCAACAACTGGCTCAGCTTCTTCGGGGGACCCGCGTGGACTTTGGACCCGCAGACCGGGCAGTACTACCTCCACCACTACCTCCCCGAGCAGCCGGATCTGAACTACCGGAACCCGGAGGTCCTGGAGGCCATGCTGGAGGTGATGCGGTTCTGGCTGGAGCGCGGGGTGGACGGGTTCCGGGTGGACGCCGCAGCCCACCTCGTGGAGGATGCCTCCTTCCGGGACGAACCGCCCAACCCCGCCTGGCAGCCCGGGATGCGGGAACGGGACCGCCTGATCCACCTGTACACGGACCACCAGCCCGAGACCCACGCGGTGCTCCGGCACTTCCGGGCCCTGGTGGACCGGTGCAGCGAGCCCGGTCGGGAACGCGTCCTCATCGGGGAGGTGTATGCACCCTTTGGGATCCTGATCTCCTACTACGGTTCTCCGGAAGCACCGGAGTGCCACTTCCCCTTCAACTTCGCCCTGGTGGATCTCCCGGCCGAGCGGTGGACCGCGGAAGACCTGAAAGCCCTGGTGGAAGCATACGAATCCCTCTTGCCGGGTTGGGCCTGGCCCAGCTGGGTCCTCGGGAACCACGACCGACCTCGGGTGGCCACCCGCCTGGGGGAGGAGCGGACCCGGCTCGCCCACTTCCTGCTGCTGACCCTGCGGGGGACCCCAACCCTCTACTACGGGGACGAGCTGGGCCTCCAGGATCTACAGCTCTCTCCGGACCAGGTGCGGGACCTGCCCGGACTTCGGGAGCACGGGGGCCGGTGGTCCCGGGACGCGTCCCGGGCCCCCATGCCGTGGGACGACTCTCCGGGAGCGGGGTTCACCACGGGGATCCCCTGGCTTCCGCTCCCTCCGGATTTCCGCGTGCGGAACGTGGCGGCGCAACGGCAAGACCCGTCCTCCATGTTCCACCTCGTTCGGCGCCTGCTGCATCTTCGCCGGCAGACCCCCGCGCTTTTGGTGGGGGCTTACCGGTCCCTCCCTGCGCCGCCGGGCGTCTACGCGTACGAGCGCTTCACGGATCGGGATCGGGTCCTGGCGGCCCTCAACTTCTCGGACCGTGCACGGTCCGTGGAGGCTTCGGGTGAGGTCCTCCTCTCCACCCGTCTTGATCGGTCCGGTCCGGAGCGGGCCCCCGTGGAGCTCCGGCCGTACGAAGGGGTCCTCCTGCGGCCCTCGGAGTAG
- a CDS encoding Mrp/NBP35 family ATP-binding protein, translating to MLGFRKGPTREQVLEALRDVQDPELHRSIVDLDMVRDVQIRGGVVRVEALLTIAGCPLRETIVQSIEERVRRLPGVEGVEVHLGVMAPEQRQALIEKLRGSQMPGRPASFLRPESGVRVLAVASGKGGVGKSTVTANLAAALAHRGRRVGVLDADVYGFSIPKMLGIQGRPTVIDQMILPLERDGVRAISMGMLVDTGEAVIWRGPMLHKALTTFIQEVHWGDIEVLLLDLPPGTGDVSISIAQLLPWGEMIIVTTPQEAAVEVAQRAARMAEKVGMRVAGVIENMSYYRPHPEADPVYLFGKGGGRTLAERIGTELLAEVPLDPRVREGSDRGEPVVRTHPSSPAAQAFFQAADRLLAQSRARR from the coding sequence ATGCTCGGCTTTCGCAAGGGGCCCACCCGGGAGCAGGTTCTCGAGGCGCTGCGGGATGTGCAGGACCCGGAGCTGCACCGGTCCATCGTGGATCTGGACATGGTCCGGGACGTGCAGATCCGGGGCGGGGTGGTGCGGGTGGAGGCGTTGCTCACCATCGCGGGATGTCCCCTCCGGGAGACCATCGTCCAGTCCATCGAGGAGCGGGTGCGACGGCTTCCCGGGGTGGAGGGGGTGGAGGTGCACTTGGGCGTGATGGCCCCGGAGCAGCGACAGGCCCTCATCGAGAAGCTGCGGGGATCGCAGATGCCCGGCCGGCCGGCCTCCTTCCTCCGGCCGGAGAGCGGGGTGCGCGTGCTCGCCGTGGCGAGTGGCAAAGGAGGGGTCGGGAAGTCCACGGTGACCGCGAACTTGGCCGCGGCCCTGGCGCACCGCGGGCGGCGGGTGGGGGTGCTGGACGCGGACGTGTACGGGTTCAGCATCCCGAAGATGCTGGGGATCCAGGGACGGCCCACGGTGATCGACCAGATGATCCTGCCCCTGGAACGGGACGGCGTTCGGGCCATCTCCATGGGCATGCTGGTGGACACGGGTGAGGCCGTCATCTGGCGCGGGCCCATGCTCCATAAGGCCCTCACCACCTTCATCCAGGAGGTGCACTGGGGAGACATCGAGGTGCTGTTGCTGGATCTCCCCCCCGGGACCGGGGACGTCTCCATCTCCATCGCACAGCTGCTGCCGTGGGGGGAGATGATCATCGTGACCACTCCTCAGGAGGCCGCGGTGGAGGTGGCCCAGCGGGCCGCCCGCATGGCGGAGAAGGTGGGGATGCGGGTGGCCGGGGTGATCGAGAACATGTCCTACTACCGTCCCCATCCGGAGGCGGATCCCGTCTACCTCTTCGGAAAGGGCGGAGGGCGGACGCTGGCGGAGCGCATCGGCACGGAACTCCTGGCCGAGGTTCCGCTCGATCCCCGGGTGCGGGAGGGGAGCGATCGCGGGGAGCCCGTTGTGCGCACGCACCCTAGTTCTCCCGCGGCCCAGGCCTTCTTCCAGGCGGCGGATCGGCTCCTTGCCCAGAGCCGGGCGCGGAGGTAA
- a CDS encoding aldehyde dehydrogenase family protein, translating into MPEVYHNYIRGRWVPARSGAVFESVNPATGEVLGLCALSGPEDVAEAVVAAKEAFPRWRKIPAPRRAEILYRAAELLVRRKEHYARLMTLEMGKILLESRGDVQEAIDMTYFLAGEGRRLHGYTTPSEMPHKAAYCVRQPVGVVGVITPWNFPFAIPSWKIVPALVCGNTVVFKPAPEVPILGVEFVRLLEEAGLPPGVLNLVLGGDEAGAALVEHPDVALISFTGSTEVGLQVAEKCASRGKRVSLEMGGKNAAIVMDDADLDLAADALTWSAFGTTGQRCTACSRIVVHPRVHGEMVDVLVDRARRLRLGNGLDPETEVGPLVSEAQLRKVERYVRIGQEEGAVVRVGGERAMEGDLARGFFFRPTVFDWVDPRMRIAQEEIFGPVVALLQAEDLEEAIRIVNDVPYGLSASIFTRDIQKAMRAVEDLHTGIVYVNHGTIGAEVHLPFGGTKFTGNGHREGGIQVLDVFTEWKSVYIDYSGRLQRAQIDREPVVPREEGGA; encoded by the coding sequence ATGCCGGAGGTCTACCACAACTACATCCGCGGGCGGTGGGTGCCCGCTCGATCGGGTGCTGTCTTCGAGTCCGTCAACCCTGCCACCGGGGAAGTCCTGGGGCTGTGTGCCTTATCCGGCCCGGAGGACGTGGCGGAGGCGGTGGTCGCGGCGAAGGAGGCCTTCCCGAGGTGGCGCAAGATCCCTGCCCCCCGGCGGGCGGAGATCCTCTACCGGGCCGCGGAGCTCCTGGTGCGGCGCAAGGAGCACTACGCACGGCTCATGACCCTGGAGATGGGCAAGATCCTCCTCGAGAGCCGCGGGGATGTGCAGGAAGCCATTGACATGACCTATTTCCTCGCGGGCGAGGGACGCCGCCTGCACGGGTACACCACGCCCAGCGAGATGCCCCACAAGGCCGCGTACTGCGTGCGCCAGCCCGTGGGCGTGGTGGGCGTCATCACGCCGTGGAACTTCCCCTTCGCCATCCCCAGCTGGAAGATCGTCCCGGCCCTGGTGTGCGGGAACACGGTGGTCTTCAAGCCCGCGCCGGAGGTCCCCATCCTGGGCGTGGAGTTCGTGCGATTGCTGGAGGAAGCGGGACTGCCGCCCGGGGTGTTGAACCTGGTTCTGGGCGGGGATGAAGCGGGCGCGGCCCTGGTGGAGCATCCCGACGTGGCCCTGATCTCCTTCACAGGGTCCACGGAGGTGGGCCTGCAGGTGGCGGAGAAGTGCGCTTCCCGGGGCAAGCGGGTGTCCCTGGAGATGGGCGGGAAGAACGCGGCCATCGTGATGGACGACGCGGACCTGGATCTGGCGGCCGACGCCCTCACGTGGAGTGCCTTTGGGACCACCGGACAGCGGTGCACCGCCTGCAGCCGCATCGTGGTGCACCCCCGGGTGCACGGGGAGATGGTAGATGTTCTGGTGGACCGGGCCAGACGCCTCCGGCTGGGAAACGGCCTGGACCCGGAAACCGAGGTGGGGCCCCTCGTGAGTGAGGCGCAGCTGCGGAAGGTGGAGCGGTACGTGCGGATCGGGCAGGAGGAGGGAGCGGTGGTTCGGGTGGGTGGGGAGCGGGCGATGGAGGGGGACCTCGCGCGGGGATTCTTCTTCCGGCCCACGGTCTTCGACTGGGTAGACCCCCGCATGCGCATCGCCCAGGAGGAGATCTTCGGCCCCGTGGTGGCGCTCCTGCAGGCGGAAGACCTGGAGGAGGCCATCCGCATCGTGAACGACGTCCCCTATGGGCTCAGCGCCTCCATCTTCACCCGGGACATCCAGAAGGCCATGCGGGCCGTCGAGGATCTTCACACGGGGATCGTGTACGTGAACCACGGAACCATCGGGGCGGAGGTCCACCTGCCCTTTGGGGGGACCAAGTTCACGGGGAACGGACACCGGGAGGGGGGGATTCAGGTGTTGGATGTGTTCACGGAATGGAAGTCCGTCTACATCGATTACAGTGGCCGGCTCCAGCGGGCCCAGATCGACCGGGAACCCGTGGTGCCGAGAGAGGAGGGAGGAGCATGA
- a CDS encoding DUF2090 domain-containing protein, translated as MSTPLGYTSPLYILAFDHRESFKKLVGVKGEPTPEDRQRISEAKQVIFEGFERALGEGAPREACGILVDEEFGAEIARTARSKGYLFAMPVEKSGQREFDFEYGEAFGAHIEAFDPTFAKVLVRYNPEGDEALNRRQIQKLRRLSDWLHARGRKFLFELLIPPEEFQLAAVGGDVNRYDREVRPRLMVAAVRALQEAGVEPDVWKIEGLEDRADCERVSAQVRSGGRDRVACVVLGRGADEAAVVRWLQAGAGVPGYIGFAIGRTIWHDPLQGYLEGKTSREEAAQRVAANYLRMIEVYQEADQTAGVRP; from the coding sequence ATGAGCACGCCCCTCGGGTACACGAGTCCCCTGTACATCCTGGCCTTCGATCACCGGGAGTCCTTCAAGAAGCTGGTGGGGGTGAAGGGCGAGCCCACCCCGGAGGACCGCCAGAGGATCTCCGAGGCAAAGCAGGTGATCTTCGAGGGGTTCGAACGGGCCCTGGGCGAGGGCGCGCCCCGGGAGGCGTGCGGGATCTTGGTGGATGAGGAATTCGGGGCGGAGATCGCCCGGACCGCCAGATCGAAGGGGTATCTCTTTGCCATGCCCGTGGAGAAGTCCGGCCAGAGGGAGTTCGACTTCGAGTACGGGGAGGCCTTCGGGGCGCACATCGAGGCCTTCGACCCCACCTTCGCAAAGGTCCTGGTGCGGTACAACCCCGAAGGGGACGAGGCACTGAACCGGCGCCAGATTCAGAAACTCCGGCGGCTCTCGGACTGGCTGCACGCGCGAGGTCGGAAGTTCCTCTTCGAGCTGTTGATCCCGCCGGAGGAGTTCCAGCTCGCCGCCGTGGGGGGAGACGTGAACCGTTACGATCGGGAGGTCCGGCCCCGACTCATGGTGGCTGCCGTTCGGGCGCTCCAGGAGGCGGGGGTGGAGCCGGACGTGTGGAAGATCGAGGGGCTGGAAGATCGCGCGGACTGCGAGCGGGTCAGCGCGCAAGTGCGCTCCGGAGGCCGCGACCGGGTGGCGTGCGTGGTCCTGGGCCGGGGCGCGGACGAGGCCGCGGTGGTCCGCTGGCTGCAGGCGGGGGCCGGGGTTCCCGGATACATCGGATTCGCCATCGGCCGCACCATCTGGCACGATCCCCTCCAGGGCTATCTGGAAGGGAAGACGAGCCGGGAAGAGGCCGCTCAGCGGGTCGCGGCCAATTACCTCCGGATGATCGAGGTGTACCAGGAGGCCGACCAGACGGCGGGCGTGCGCCCGTGA
- a CDS encoding molybdenum cofactor biosynthesis protein MoaE: protein MRVRVRLFAVYREAIGTSLLEINTDGVATPASLWTHLTARYPTLRALPSPRFAVGEEYVPETHPLREGDEVVLIPPVSGGAEAFVDLTEVPIPVEDLLRHVRHPNAGAVVLFLGTVRQNARGQQVLHLDYEAYTALARREMLRIAEEITARWPVLRVALVHRLGRLEVGEISVAVAVSAPHRREAFEAGRYAIDTLKVRVPIWKKEVWTTGARWVGVDEPRVP from the coding sequence ATGCGGGTCCGGGTCCGGCTCTTTGCCGTCTATCGGGAGGCCATCGGAACCTCCCTCCTGGAAATCAACACGGACGGGGTGGCCACCCCTGCCTCCCTCTGGACCCACCTCACCGCCCGCTATCCAACTCTCCGGGCCCTGCCCTCCCCCCGCTTCGCGGTCGGAGAGGAGTACGTCCCCGAAACCCACCCCCTCCGGGAGGGGGACGAGGTGGTGCTGATCCCGCCCGTGAGCGGGGGAGCTGAGGCCTTCGTGGACCTCACGGAGGTGCCCATCCCCGTGGAGGACTTGCTGCGCCACGTGCGGCACCCGAACGCGGGCGCGGTGGTCCTGTTCTTGGGGACCGTGCGGCAGAATGCGCGGGGGCAGCAGGTGCTGCACCTGGACTACGAGGCGTACACCGCCCTCGCCCGCAGGGAGATGCTGCGGATCGCGGAGGAGATCACGGCCCGGTGGCCGGTGCTGCGGGTGGCCCTGGTGCACCGGCTGGGACGCCTGGAGGTGGGAGAGATCAGCGTGGCGGTGGCGGTCTCCGCCCCCCACCGCCGGGAGGCCTTCGAAGCGGGGCGGTACGCCATCGACACCCTCAAGGTGAGGGTCCCCATCTGGAAGAAGGAGGTATGGACCACGGGGGCCCGCTGGGTCGGCGTGGACGAACCCCGCGTCCCGTAG